The following are encoded in a window of Streptomyces sp. 11x1 genomic DNA:
- a CDS encoding PHP domain-containing protein: MSDLSGTPEQQLPTWADPSVSPADLDAQGVSRRGLLRGAGLFGAAFAMGATGALTAPASAASRPYGGEDPRLAYLVGDHHIHTVYSHDAKYTFSQLASAGAKYGLDWMVFTEHSNFGHTDFGAALEHEEILRARAENPRQLIFQGLEWYIPAAEHCTVFTTPGRHEVDLLTRFESAYDGKLLGYTDGSVGGADTARNEAHAVRAIKWLARQRRSGYVDDVLVLANHPMRLGIDSPHEMRNWRDAAPEIMIGMEGAPGAQGAAIPGWRGTNSIRGEYENKPSAQSWPGYPAEAYLTYGGFDWSTATVGGLWDAMLAEGRLFSITTNSDAHRIVFDTWKNGDWPTGQNFDNTGKLPDPVNTDTPQPGSDFWPGQFSRTHVGVTRYGYRSVMAGLRAGRVWVDHGHLLDGLDVRVKRDRDHGRGVTLGGRLRVRRGERLTLNVTVTTASRANPHGILPELAHVDVIRGAVRGSVADRDAWQAPDTKVVHTKDVSGRTGTYTLRVPVTAGDESFYLRLRGSDGKRNGAGYLGAAVDPHGPVPHEPGDGDPWEDTWFYSNPVFVDVTG; this comes from the coding sequence ATGTCCGACCTCTCCGGCACCCCCGAGCAGCAACTGCCCACCTGGGCCGATCCGTCCGTCTCCCCCGCCGACCTCGACGCGCAGGGCGTCTCACGGCGCGGACTCCTGCGCGGCGCGGGCCTGTTCGGCGCCGCCTTCGCGATGGGCGCCACGGGCGCCCTGACGGCTCCGGCCTCCGCCGCCTCCCGCCCGTACGGGGGTGAGGACCCGCGGCTCGCCTACCTCGTCGGCGACCACCACATCCACACCGTCTACAGCCACGACGCCAAGTACACGTTCTCCCAGCTGGCCTCCGCGGGCGCGAAGTACGGCCTCGACTGGATGGTGTTCACCGAGCACTCCAACTTCGGGCACACCGACTTCGGTGCGGCGCTGGAGCACGAGGAGATCCTCAGAGCCCGTGCGGAGAACCCCCGCCAGCTGATCTTCCAGGGTCTGGAGTGGTACATCCCGGCCGCCGAGCACTGCACGGTCTTCACCACCCCCGGGCGGCACGAGGTCGACCTGCTCACCCGCTTCGAGAGCGCGTACGACGGCAAGCTGCTGGGCTACACGGACGGGTCCGTGGGCGGCGCGGACACCGCCCGCAACGAGGCACACGCCGTCAGGGCGATCAAGTGGCTGGCCCGGCAGCGCCGTTCGGGCTACGTCGACGATGTGCTGGTCCTCGCCAACCACCCCATGCGGCTGGGCATCGACTCCCCGCACGAGATGCGCAACTGGCGCGACGCGGCCCCGGAGATCATGATCGGCATGGAGGGTGCGCCCGGCGCCCAGGGCGCGGCGATCCCCGGCTGGCGCGGGACGAACTCGATCCGCGGGGAGTACGAGAACAAGCCCTCCGCCCAGTCCTGGCCCGGCTATCCGGCCGAGGCGTACCTCACGTACGGCGGTTTCGACTGGTCGACGGCGACCGTGGGCGGACTCTGGGACGCGATGCTGGCCGAGGGCAGGCTGTTCTCGATCACCACCAACTCCGACGCCCATCGGATCGTCTTCGACACCTGGAAGAACGGCGACTGGCCGACCGGGCAGAACTTCGACAACACCGGCAAGCTGCCCGACCCGGTGAACACCGACACGCCGCAGCCCGGCAGCGACTTCTGGCCCGGCCAGTTCAGCCGCACCCACGTCGGTGTCACCCGCTACGGCTACCGCTCGGTGATGGCGGGTCTGCGCGCGGGCCGTGTCTGGGTCGACCACGGCCATCTCCTCGACGGCCTGGACGTCCGGGTCAAGCGCGACCGTGACCACGGCCGGGGCGTCACCCTGGGCGGCCGGCTGCGTGTCCGCAGGGGCGAGCGGCTCACCCTGAACGTGACGGTGACGACGGCGTCCCGCGCCAACCCGCACGGGATTCTGCCGGAGTTGGCCCACGTCGACGTCATCCGGGGCGCGGTGCGCGGGTCGGTGGCGGACCGGGACGCATGGCAGGCCCCCGACACGAAGGTCGTCCACACCAAGGACGTGAGCGGTCGCACGGGCACGTACACGCTGCGCGTCCCCGTCACGGCGGGCGACGAGTCGTTCTACCTCCGCCTGCGCGGCAGCGACGGCAAGCGCAACGGTGCGGGCTACCTGGGCGCTGCGGTCGACCCGCACGGCCCGGTCCCCCACGAGCCGGGCGACGGCGACCCGTGGGAGGACACGTGGTTCTACTCGAACCCGGTGTTCGTGGACGTGACCGGGTGA
- a CDS encoding MaoC family dehydratase, giving the protein MSITVNGLDELKKLAGSDLGTSEWIEVTQERINTFADATGDHQWIHVDEEKAKEGPFGAPIAHGYLTLSLFIPLFTELLDVQGVTTKVNYGLNKVRFPSPVKVGSRIRLVAKLASVEDVPGGVQITVDGAIEIDGGGKPAAVLQSLSRFYA; this is encoded by the coding sequence ATGAGCATCACGGTCAACGGTCTCGACGAACTCAAGAAGCTCGCCGGCAGCGACCTCGGCACCAGCGAGTGGATCGAGGTCACCCAGGAGCGGATCAACACGTTCGCCGACGCGACAGGGGACCACCAGTGGATCCACGTCGACGAGGAGAAGGCCAAGGAGGGCCCGTTCGGGGCGCCCATCGCGCACGGTTACCTCACCCTCTCCCTCTTCATCCCGCTGTTCACCGAGCTCCTGGACGTCCAGGGAGTCACCACCAAGGTCAACTACGGCCTGAACAAGGTGCGTTTCCCCTCGCCGGTGAAGGTCGGATCGCGCATCCGGCTGGTCGCCAAGCTCGCCTCGGTCGAGGACGTCCCGGGTGGCGTCCAGATCACGGTGGACGGCGCGATAGAGATCGACGGCGGCGGGAAGCCCGCCGCCGTCCTGCAGAGCCTGTCGCGCTTCTACGCCTGA
- a CDS encoding long-chain fatty acid--CoA ligase — protein MRNEGLGSWPARRARKTPQRTALIHGDTSLTYGELYERTTRLAHALRAVGVRRGDRIAYLGPNHPSYLETLFAAGTLGAVFVPLNTRLAGPEIAYQLADSGARALVYGAGFTALVAGLPGGGTDVRTFVEIGTEYEALLAGAETDPIDQPVAADDTCIIMYTSGTTGRPKGAMLTHGNIIWNAVNVLVDQDVITDERALVSAPLFHTAGLNMLTLPVLLKGGTCVLVESFVPETTFDLIERHRITFMFGVPTMFDQIARHPRWADADLSSLRMLSCGGSPVPTPLIARFQERGLTFLQGYGMTEAAPGTLFLDAEHAVSKAGSAGVPHFFSDVRVVRPDMTPVDVDEPGEVVVRGPHVMPGYWGLPEETAAVFADGWFRSGDAARVDEDGYVFIVDRIKDMIISGGENIYPAEIEDQLLAHPDIVECAVIGVPDDKWGEVPRAVVVPREGVSLDADEVLASLAGRLAKYKIPKSVVIADELPRTASGKLLKARVRKAFGTNS, from the coding sequence ATGCGCAATGAGGGACTGGGGTCGTGGCCCGCCCGCCGGGCCCGCAAGACCCCGCAGCGCACCGCGCTGATCCACGGCGACACGAGCCTCACCTACGGGGAACTGTACGAGCGCACCACGCGCCTCGCCCACGCTCTGCGCGCCGTCGGCGTACGCCGCGGCGACCGCATCGCCTACCTGGGGCCCAACCACCCCTCGTACCTGGAGACGCTGTTCGCCGCGGGCACCCTCGGCGCGGTCTTCGTCCCGCTCAACACCCGCCTCGCGGGCCCCGAGATCGCCTACCAGCTGGCGGACTCCGGGGCCAGGGCGCTGGTGTACGGCGCCGGGTTCACCGCACTCGTCGCCGGACTGCCGGGCGGCGGGACCGACGTACGGACGTTCGTGGAGATCGGCACCGAGTACGAGGCGCTGCTCGCCGGGGCCGAGACCGACCCCATCGACCAGCCCGTCGCCGCCGACGACACCTGCATCATCATGTACACCTCGGGCACCACGGGCCGCCCCAAGGGCGCGATGCTCACCCACGGCAACATCATCTGGAACGCCGTCAACGTGCTCGTCGACCAGGACGTCATCACCGACGAACGCGCCCTGGTATCCGCCCCGTTGTTCCACACGGCCGGGCTGAACATGCTCACCCTGCCCGTGCTGCTCAAGGGCGGCACCTGCGTCCTGGTCGAGTCCTTCGTGCCGGAGACCACCTTCGACCTGATCGAACGGCACCGGATCACCTTCATGTTCGGCGTGCCGACCATGTTCGACCAGATCGCCCGGCACCCCCGCTGGGCCGACGCCGACCTGTCGTCGCTCAGGATGCTCTCCTGCGGCGGCTCCCCGGTACCGACCCCGCTCATCGCCAGGTTCCAGGAGCGCGGGCTCACCTTCCTCCAGGGCTACGGCATGACGGAGGCCGCCCCCGGCACGCTCTTCCTCGACGCCGAGCACGCCGTGAGCAAGGCCGGGTCGGCGGGCGTACCGCACTTCTTCAGCGACGTACGGGTCGTCCGCCCCGACATGACCCCGGTCGACGTCGACGAGCCCGGCGAGGTGGTGGTCCGCGGGCCCCATGTGATGCCCGGCTACTGGGGGCTGCCCGAGGAGACCGCCGCGGTCTTCGCCGACGGGTGGTTCCGCAGCGGGGACGCGGCCCGCGTCGACGAGGACGGCTATGTCTTCATCGTCGACCGCATCAAGGACATGATCATCTCCGGGGGCGAGAACATCTACCCCGCCGAGATCGAGGACCAGCTCCTCGCCCACCCCGACATCGTCGAGTGCGCGGTCATCGGCGTACCCGACGACAAGTGGGGCGAGGTGCCGCGCGCCGTGGTCGTGCCTCGGGAGGGCGTCTCGCTGGACGCCGACGAGGTGCTGGCCTCGCTCGCCGGGCGGCTGGCCAAATACAAGATCCCGAAGTCGGTCGTCATCGCCGACGAGCTGCCGCGGACCGCCTCCGGCAAGTTGCTGAAGGCACGGGTGCGCAAGGCCTTCGGTACCAACTCCTAG
- a CDS encoding amidohydrolase family protein, whose product MNVDDLVAIDVHTHAEVSSKKGTSSLDDDLHDASSAYFKVEGKRKPTLEETAAYYRERKMAAVIFTVDAESATGTEPVPNEEVAEAAAANADVLIPFASIDPFRGKAGVKQARRLVEEYGVKGFKFHPSIQGFFPNDRSVAYDLYEVIEETGTIALFHTGQTGIGAGVPGGGGIRLKYSNPLHVDDVAADFPHLKIILAHPSFPWQDEALAVATHKPGVHIDLSGWSPKYFPPQLVQYANTLLKDKVLFGSDYPVLTPDRWLADFEKLPIKDEVRPKILKENAARLLGLTKP is encoded by the coding sequence ATGAACGTGGACGACCTCGTCGCCATCGACGTCCACACCCACGCCGAGGTGTCCTCGAAGAAGGGCACGTCGTCGCTGGACGACGACCTGCACGACGCCTCCTCCGCGTACTTCAAGGTCGAGGGCAAGCGCAAGCCCACCCTGGAGGAGACGGCCGCCTACTACCGCGAGCGGAAGATGGCCGCCGTGATCTTCACGGTGGACGCCGAGTCCGCGACCGGCACCGAGCCCGTCCCCAACGAGGAGGTCGCCGAGGCGGCCGCCGCCAACGCGGACGTGCTGATCCCCTTCGCCTCCATCGACCCCTTCCGCGGCAAGGCGGGCGTGAAGCAGGCCCGGCGGCTGGTCGAGGAGTACGGGGTGAAGGGCTTCAAGTTCCACCCCAGCATCCAGGGCTTCTTCCCCAACGACCGCTCCGTGGCGTACGACCTGTACGAGGTCATCGAGGAGACCGGCACGATCGCCCTCTTCCACACCGGGCAGACCGGCATCGGCGCCGGCGTCCCCGGCGGCGGAGGCATCCGGCTGAAGTACTCCAACCCGCTGCACGTGGACGACGTGGCCGCCGACTTCCCGCACCTCAAGATCATCCTGGCGCACCCGTCCTTCCCCTGGCAGGACGAGGCCCTGGCGGTCGCCACGCACAAGCCGGGCGTGCACATCGACCTGTCCGGCTGGTCGCCGAAGTACTTCCCGCCGCAGCTGGTGCAGTACGCGAACACCCTGCTCAAGGACAAGGTGCTCTTCGGCTCCGACTACCCCGTCCTCACCCCCGACCGCTGGCTCGCCGATTTCGAGAAGCTGCCGATCAAGGACGAGGTCAGGCCGAAGATCCTCAAGGAGAACGCCGCCCGACTGCTCGGCCTGACCAAACCGTAG
- a CDS encoding SDR family oxidoreductase, producing the protein MPSIDLTGKVAVVTGSGRGLGLAYAQALAAAGASVVVNDIDEAVAEAAVKSITEAGGKAVAEVVAVGTTEAADRLVGRAVEEFGRLDILVTNAGILRDKVLWKMSDDDFDAVITTHLKGTFTCARAAAIRMREQGEGGSLILVGSPAGQRGNFGQTNYAAAKAGIAAFARTWAMELGRANITVNAIIPVAATAMTETIPVFAPYVEALREGTPFPDFLRKGEGFGTPEDCAALVPFLASEAARGVTGQAIGIGGDKVALWSHPQEIKTAYADGGWTPEALADVWPTSLGAEPQTVGIPAPKIPEA; encoded by the coding sequence GTGCCCAGCATCGATCTCACCGGCAAGGTCGCCGTCGTCACGGGCAGTGGCCGTGGCCTCGGCCTGGCCTACGCACAGGCCCTCGCCGCCGCCGGCGCCTCCGTCGTCGTCAACGACATCGACGAGGCCGTGGCCGAGGCGGCCGTGAAGTCCATCACCGAGGCGGGCGGCAAGGCCGTCGCCGAGGTCGTCGCGGTCGGCACGACCGAGGCCGCCGACCGGCTGGTGGGCCGCGCGGTGGAGGAGTTCGGACGGCTCGACATCCTGGTCACCAACGCGGGCATCCTCCGCGACAAGGTGCTGTGGAAGATGTCGGACGACGACTTCGACGCGGTGATCACCACCCACCTCAAGGGCACCTTCACCTGCGCCCGCGCCGCCGCGATCCGTATGCGCGAACAGGGCGAGGGCGGCTCCCTGATCCTCGTCGGCTCCCCGGCCGGCCAGCGCGGCAACTTCGGCCAGACCAACTACGCCGCCGCCAAGGCCGGCATCGCCGCCTTCGCCCGCACCTGGGCGATGGAGCTGGGCCGCGCGAACATCACGGTCAACGCGATCATCCCGGTCGCCGCCACCGCGATGACCGAGACCATCCCGGTCTTCGCCCCCTATGTGGAGGCCCTGCGCGAGGGCACCCCGTTTCCCGACTTCCTGCGCAAGGGCGAGGGCTTCGGCACCCCCGAGGACTGCGCGGCCCTGGTCCCGTTCCTCGCCTCCGAGGCGGCGCGCGGTGTCACCGGCCAGGCCATCGGCATCGGCGGCGACAAGGTGGCACTCTGGTCGCACCCGCAGGAGATCAAGACGGCGTACGCGGACGGCGGCTGGACCCCCGAGGCCCTCGCCGACGTCTGGCCGACCTCGCTGGGCGCCGAGCCGCAGACCGTGGGCATCCCCGCCCCGAAGATCCCGGAGGCGTGA
- a CDS encoding MarR family transcriptional regulator, translated as MRGLHADTGYLLYRLGLRSGQLFNSSLQESGLRLRHYALLRFLATSPGPLQRELSASLGYDPSAIVGLVDDLEKLGFAERRPSPDDRRSRIVVLTEDGRSFLRDTDEAGQRVSDDLMEPLDAAERATLHALLQKIAEAGLG; from the coding sequence ATGCGCGGGCTGCACGCGGACACCGGCTATCTGCTGTACCGGCTGGGGCTCAGGTCCGGTCAGCTGTTCAACTCCTCCCTCCAGGAGTCCGGCCTCAGGCTGCGGCACTACGCGCTGCTGCGCTTCCTGGCCACCTCCCCGGGCCCGCTCCAGCGCGAGCTGAGCGCCTCCCTCGGCTATGACCCGAGCGCGATCGTCGGACTGGTGGACGACCTGGAGAAACTGGGCTTCGCCGAGCGGCGCCCCTCCCCCGACGACCGCCGCAGCCGGATCGTCGTACTCACCGAGGACGGCCGGTCCTTCCTCCGCGACACCGACGAGGCCGGACAGCGCGTCTCCGACGATCTGATGGAGCCCCTCGACGCCGCCGAGCGCGCGACGCTCCACGCACTGCTGCAGAAGATCGCCGAGGCCGGACTGGGGTGA
- a CDS encoding IclR family transcriptional regulator, which translates to MPMTTDALPPTGSAPRQPAPGSTPAAVRSAPDRLLAVLASFDHDHPALSLTDISRRAGLTLTTAHRLVGALTEWGALERDACGIYHVGLRLWELAALAPRGLALRQIALPYLEDLYEATHENVQLAVRDGDEVVYIEWLSGRSAVGVHIRVGARWPLHATGVGLALLAHSDADSQDTYCEGPLASFTPHTITDAPRLRRALAEVRRTGVAVSSRQVTEDALSVAAPVRGPGGAVVAAVSVVVPQAGAQVPVLTPAVRVAARGISRALGWQPDEPRRGSLIPGRGSAPA; encoded by the coding sequence ATGCCGATGACCACCGACGCGCTTCCGCCGACGGGATCCGCGCCCCGGCAGCCCGCGCCGGGAAGCACCCCGGCGGCCGTCCGTTCCGCTCCCGACCGGCTGCTCGCCGTGCTGGCCTCCTTCGACCACGACCACCCGGCGCTCTCGCTGACCGACATCAGCCGCCGGGCCGGGCTGACCCTCACCACGGCACACCGGCTGGTGGGCGCCCTCACCGAGTGGGGCGCCCTGGAGCGGGACGCCTGCGGGATCTACCACGTGGGACTCCGCCTCTGGGAACTCGCGGCGCTCGCCCCGCGCGGGCTCGCGCTGCGCCAGATCGCGCTGCCGTATCTGGAGGACCTGTACGAGGCGACGCACGAGAACGTCCAGCTCGCGGTCCGCGACGGGGACGAGGTCGTCTACATCGAGTGGCTCTCCGGACGCTCCGCCGTCGGCGTCCACATCCGGGTCGGCGCCCGCTGGCCCCTGCACGCCACGGGCGTGGGCCTGGCGCTCCTCGCACACAGCGACGCGGACTCACAGGACACCTACTGCGAGGGGCCGTTGGCCTCCTTCACGCCGCACACCATCACGGACGCGCCCCGGTTGCGTCGTGCGCTCGCCGAAGTACGGCGCACCGGCGTGGCGGTGAGCAGCCGTCAGGTCACCGAGGACGCGCTGTCGGTGGCCGCCCCCGTGCGCGGACCGGGCGGAGCCGTGGTCGCCGCCGTCTCGGTCGTGGTGCCCCAGGCCGGCGCCCAGGTCCCGGTGCTGACGCCTGCCGTGCGGGTGGCGGCACGCGGTATCTCCCGCGCCCTGGGCTGGCAGCCGGACGAACCCCGCCGGGGTTCGCTGATCCCGGGCCGGGGCTCCGCCCCCGCCTGA
- a CDS encoding serine hydrolase domain-containing protein, with protein sequence MAMTHGTCTDRFGAVREALAASLDDKDVGASVAVYVDGEPEVDLWGGYADVDRTVPWERDTLTHVWSTTKTMTALCVLMLADRGELDLHAPVARYWPEFAAAGKEDVRVSHVLSHTAGLPRFEAPTTLEDLYDWPTVTARLAAQEPAWKPGTEAGYHALTQGYLLGEIVRRVSGRSLGTFLAEEVTGPLGADFHIGLAAEHDHRVAPIIMPPSSPPEDGPPPNPHIPDGAPNSTAWRRAEIPAANGHGNARSVAAVQSLLSCGGAARGVRLLSEQGCERIFEEQFNGIDSVLRVPMRYGMGYGLNGGQLPNARTCFWGGWGGSLIMVDLDARMTVAYMMNKMIDGSLGEERGFSILAAAYEGLSG encoded by the coding sequence ATGGCGATGACTCATGGCACGTGCACGGACCGGTTCGGCGCGGTGCGGGAGGCGTTGGCGGCCTCGTTGGACGACAAGGACGTGGGTGCCTCGGTCGCCGTGTACGTGGACGGTGAGCCGGAGGTCGACCTCTGGGGCGGATACGCCGACGTCGACCGGACCGTTCCGTGGGAGCGGGACACCCTGACCCATGTGTGGTCCACCACCAAGACGATGACCGCCCTGTGCGTGCTGATGCTCGCCGACCGGGGCGAACTGGACCTGCACGCCCCGGTGGCGAGGTACTGGCCGGAGTTCGCGGCGGCGGGCAAGGAGGACGTACGCGTGAGCCATGTGCTCTCGCACACGGCCGGTCTGCCCCGCTTCGAGGCGCCCACGACGCTGGAGGACCTCTACGACTGGCCGACCGTCACCGCGCGGCTCGCCGCGCAGGAACCGGCCTGGAAGCCCGGCACCGAAGCCGGCTACCACGCGCTGACCCAGGGGTATCTGCTCGGGGAGATCGTCCGCCGGGTCAGCGGCCGCAGCCTGGGCACCTTCCTCGCCGAGGAGGTCACGGGACCGCTGGGCGCCGACTTCCACATCGGCCTCGCCGCCGAGCACGACCACCGCGTGGCGCCGATCATCATGCCGCCCTCCTCCCCGCCCGAGGACGGCCCGCCGCCCAACCCGCACATCCCGGACGGCGCCCCCAACTCGACCGCCTGGCGCCGGGCGGAGATACCGGCCGCGAACGGCCACGGCAACGCCCGCTCGGTCGCCGCCGTCCAGTCGCTGCTGTCCTGCGGCGGCGCGGCGCGCGGGGTGCGGTTGCTGTCGGAGCAGGGGTGCGAGCGGATCTTCGAGGAGCAGTTCAACGGCATCGACAGCGTCCTGCGCGTCCCGATGCGCTACGGCATGGGCTACGGCCTGAACGGCGGCCAACTGCCCAACGCCCGCACCTGCTTCTGGGGCGGCTGGGGCGGCTCGCTCATCATGGTCGACCTCGACGCCCGGATGACCGTGGCGTACATGATGAACAAGATGATCGACGGCAGCCTCGGCGAGGAGCGGGGTTTCTCGATCCTCGCGGCCGCCTACGAGGGCCTGTCGGGCTGA
- a CDS encoding serine/threonine-protein kinase, whose product MPLRDDDPTVIGEYVLEDRLGAGGMGVVYRARSASGRLVAIKLVHAQYRDDEEFRSRFRQEVAAVRRVSGAFTAAVVDADPDAARPWMATQYVPGPTLADLVREEGPLTAPRIRGLALGLVEALRDIHRAGVVHRDLKPANVLMAEDGPRVIDFGISRAGDNLPLTVTGRVIGTPPFMSPEQLRSPRDVTAASDLFSLGSLLVYAASGHSPFKAESPYLAGYQVMFEAPKLDAVPEPLRTIAERCLDKDPTTRPDLTELHALFRELGTAPTTDDDTTAAARAETGRPITGQAVAERRGAGRTDVDEADAGQAVTERPAPGGVGAGRADDTTADDLLPGLRPVAGGPTEDRSPAGRPAGGRRPRLRVKRRLLLAGAALTVSALSAALMLYPGAEDSSTASGADSVVGYRSASLPGGWRPWQTRLRADSGLPAEYIPVNYDETGCRTDGTDLYCGGTGFVVAKVDAATGKTGWRHGQLPQTARPIGVRDGLVFVYTEPDSTRRRLVALDTRTGKQRWARDISGSEPAALFADGLLTLTPDHSQVIALDTAGRELWRTSEPAGVNCVPTVLGDAPHEVCWEGDDFLDTHPFTLVRLDPDDGTPRARTPMPEKSLALGAVGGRPLFLEAETTEEVYQAGYERPYDAFLRVAPETGKVTRIPLERALRGAATLMDGVVYFVRTSGAVTAVSANSGKVLWELTTDMENLSAPVVSAARDEIYFANRFGRLLALERGTGAELWRTDALDDPGDIATQTPPRVLLVDDAIVATAGNMAFSVNPDEPTEAGPTVPTTGD is encoded by the coding sequence ATGCCGCTGAGGGACGACGATCCCACCGTCATAGGCGAATACGTCCTGGAGGACAGGCTCGGCGCGGGTGGCATGGGCGTCGTCTACCGGGCGCGGTCCGCGTCGGGGCGACTGGTCGCGATCAAGCTGGTCCACGCCCAGTACCGCGACGACGAGGAGTTCCGCTCCCGGTTCCGTCAGGAGGTCGCTGCGGTGCGCCGGGTGAGCGGAGCGTTCACGGCCGCCGTGGTGGACGCCGACCCGGACGCGGCCAGGCCCTGGATGGCGACACAGTACGTACCGGGCCCGACGCTCGCCGACCTGGTGCGTGAGGAGGGTCCGCTGACGGCTCCCCGGATCCGGGGCCTCGCGCTGGGGCTCGTCGAGGCGCTGCGGGACATCCACCGGGCGGGCGTCGTGCACCGGGACCTGAAACCGGCGAACGTCCTGATGGCCGAGGACGGTCCGCGCGTCATCGACTTCGGCATCTCGCGCGCCGGCGACAACCTGCCCCTCACCGTGACCGGACGGGTCATCGGCACCCCGCCGTTCATGTCACCGGAACAGCTGCGCTCACCGAGGGACGTCACCGCCGCGTCGGACCTGTTCTCGCTCGGGTCGCTGCTGGTGTACGCGGCCAGCGGGCACAGCCCGTTCAAGGCCGAGAGCCCCTATCTCGCGGGCTACCAGGTCATGTTCGAGGCCCCAAAGCTGGACGCGGTGCCCGAACCGCTGCGGACCATCGCCGAACGCTGCCTGGACAAGGACCCGACGACCCGCCCGGATCTCACCGAACTGCATGCCTTGTTCCGGGAGTTGGGGACCGCACCCACCACCGACGACGACACGACGGCCGCCGCACGAGCGGAGACCGGCCGGCCGATCACCGGGCAGGCGGTCGCGGAGCGAAGGGGCGCGGGCCGAACCGACGTCGACGAGGCGGACGCGGGCCAGGCCGTCACGGAACGCCCGGCCCCGGGCGGCGTGGGCGCCGGCCGGGCGGATGACACGACCGCCGACGACCTGCTGCCGGGCCTCCGGCCGGTGGCCGGCGGGCCGACGGAGGACCGGTCGCCGGCCGGCCGACCTGCGGGCGGACGCCGTCCGAGGCTCCGTGTCAAACGGCGGTTGCTCCTCGCCGGCGCCGCCCTGACCGTCTCCGCGCTGAGCGCCGCGCTGATGCTCTACCCGGGGGCCGAGGACAGTTCGACGGCGTCCGGTGCCGACAGCGTCGTGGGCTACCGTTCCGCGTCGCTGCCCGGGGGCTGGCGGCCGTGGCAGACCCGGCTGCGGGCCGACAGCGGCCTGCCTGCCGAGTACATCCCGGTCAACTACGACGAGACGGGATGCCGGACGGACGGCACCGACCTGTACTGCGGCGGCACGGGCTTCGTCGTCGCCAAGGTGGACGCCGCCACCGGGAAGACAGGATGGCGTCACGGCCAACTCCCGCAGACCGCACGGCCCATCGGCGTACGGGACGGCCTGGTCTTCGTCTACACCGAACCCGACAGCACCCGGCGGCGCCTGGTCGCCCTCGACACCCGGACCGGGAAGCAGCGGTGGGCCCGGGACATCAGCGGGAGCGAGCCGGCGGCCCTCTTCGCCGACGGCCTGCTCACCCTCACGCCCGACCACTCGCAGGTGATCGCCCTCGACACGGCGGGCAGGGAACTGTGGCGGACCTCCGAACCCGCCGGGGTCAACTGCGTCCCCACGGTGCTCGGCGACGCCCCGCACGAAGTGTGCTGGGAAGGCGACGACTTCCTCGACACGCACCCGTTCACCCTCGTACGGCTCGATCCTGACGACGGCACCCCTCGGGCACGCACCCCGATGCCCGAGAAGTCGCTCGCCCTGGGCGCGGTCGGCGGGCGGCCGCTGTTCCTGGAGGCGGAGACCACCGAGGAGGTCTACCAGGCGGGGTACGAGCGGCCGTACGACGCGTTCCTGCGGGTGGCCCCGGAGACCGGGAAGGTCACCCGGATCCCGCTGGAGCGCGCGCTGCGCGGCGCGGCGACGCTCATGGACGGGGTCGTGTACTTCGTGCGGACCAGCGGGGCCGTCACCGCCGTGTCGGCGAACAGCGGCAAGGTGCTGTGGGAGCTGACCACCGACATGGAGAACCTGTCCGCCCCGGTGGTGTCGGCGGCCCGCGACGAGATCTACTTCGCCAACCGGTTCGGCCGACTGCTGGCCCTGGAGCGCGGCACGGGCGCCGAGTTGTGGCGTACGGACGCGCTCGACGACCCGGGGGACATCGCCACCCAGACCCCGCCCCGGGTGCTGCTCGTGGACGACGCGATCGTGGCGACGGCCGGGAACATGGCCTTCTCGGTCAACCCGGACGAGCCGACGGAGGCCGGACCGACCGTGCCCACCACCGGCGACTGA